The DNA sequence TCAGACCGCGCAAGGCTGCGTGGTAGGGCCAGTAGTAGTGGCGGATCCGCTCCATGGCCTCGTTGAAGCTGAGCTTGCCGCGATAGATGTCGGCCCCGGTGGCGACCACCCGGGCGATCGTGCCGAGACCCGCGGCCACCCGGGGCGAGCGGGTGTTGGCGTAGGTCGGCAGCTCGTCCAGGAACATGGCCGGGTCGAGCTCGAAGGGCTCGCGGTTCGGGTCGATGTAGGCGCGCGGGAAGCGGGCCCGGATCAGCGGCGCGCCCATGGCCGGCGCCGCCTGGAAGATCTCGTCGACGAAGGAGTCCTCCGAGCGCCTCAGCGTCTGCCGGTCGAGCCGCGACTGGGCGATGAAGCCCGGCGGGTAGCGGTTGCCACTATGGGGCGAGGCGAAGACCAGGGGGAGGGTCTGGCGCGGCGGGGCGAAGACCTCGTGGGGGTCCCCGATCTCGGCGACTTCGAACTCTGCTTCCAACGGGACCACGCCGTGCATGGCCAATGTGTTTAGGGCAAACGGACGGCTCTGTCATGAGGCTTTCTTCGGCCCCGGCACAGGAAGCGTCCAGCCGGCCTCCACACCCGCCTCCTGGCGCGGCCTCCACCCCTCGTAAACCCTATCTTAGAGCGCCGCCGCTAGGCTATAGTCCTACCCGAGGGTGCAGCCGCCTCGGCCGCGGCCGGGCGGGTCCCGCCGGGCGCCGGAGCTTTCCCAGGCGGCGAAGCCCAGGAACAAGACCGGGGGCCGGAAGCCAACCCGGGTGCGGGCGGGACCGTGGAGCGGGCGAAGGTATGGCGCAGATTCTCCTAGCTGAAGACGACGACAGCATGCGCGACTTCCTGGCCAAGGCGCTGACCCGCGCCGGCCACGAGGTGCGCGCCGTCGGCGACGGCCTCGACGCGCTCTCGACCCTGTCCGAGGAGAAGGTCGACATCCTGCTGGCCGACGTGGTCATGCCCGGGCTCGACGGCATCGAGCTGGCGCGCCGCGCCGCCAAGGAGCAGCCGGGCATCAAGGTGATGTTCATCACCGGCTTCGCCGCGGTCGCCCTGAAGGCCCGCGAGGAGACCGCGCGCGGCGCCCGCGTGCTGTCCAAGCCGTTCCACCTGCGCGAGCTGGTGAGCCAGATCGACGTCATGCTGGCCGGCAACCAGTCGAACACCCAGTAGCTTCAGGGCAGGTCGCCAGGGCCTGTCGCGCCGGCGCCGCACGGCCCTTGTCAAAGCCCCCCCGATGGTGCTATCCCGCCTCTCCGTCGCCGGGGGCCGGCCAGCCGGCCCGCTAGGGGCGAAGGGCGCGTAGCTCAGCGGGAGAGCACTACGTTGACATCGTAGGGGTCGCTGGTTCAATCCCAGCCGCGCCCACCATATTTTCAATGACTTGCAGATTTTGCCCGGTCGGGACTGAAACGCAGTTAGCACGCACAGTGGTTGAAGGAAGGACCAGCAGGCGGCGGCAACGGGCTTGCAGGTCCGCGAAGTAGGCGTCGATGGCCTCGACCGCCTGGCCCATGAAGTCGGGTGCGTACTTGGCGTAGACCTCGGTCACGCCGCCTGTCTTGTGGCCGAGCATGCCGGAGATCTCCTCCATCGAAACCGCGCGTCTGCGCAGCTCGGTGGCCATTGTGTGCCGCACCGTATAGGGAATTACGTCGCCGGACAGACCGGCCCTCTGGCGCGCCTTGCGGAACGCCGTCTTTATGCTATCGAGCGGACGCCCATGCCAAGCGACCACGGTTTCGGTTTTCACCTGACGCAGCCAGGGCAAGAGGGTGCCGCTGATCGGCACGCTTGGCCGATACTTCTTGGTCTGATGCCGCCCCGGTGGGTTGAATTCGATGAGGCGATCGTTGAGATCGATTTGGAAGCGACGCAGCTCGAGGATCGCCTGCGGACGAGCCAAGGTATTGAAGGCGACCATAAGGTACATGAAAAGGTGTTCCGGCTCTGCCGCCTCGAAGAGCGCCGCAGCCTCGTCCAGGGAAAGCCGACGCTCGCGCGGCGGCGCTTTCGGCAAGCTCATGACGAAGGGGACCGTGCGGATCTCCTGGCGCTTCCAAGCCCTGTTGAGGGCCGCACGGCCGACTGACAGTACACGGCTAGTGTAGCCATCCGAACAGCCCCGCGCTCGCAACCAGGCGACAAAGGCCTCCTGGCGTTCAGGTGTGAGGTCCGAGATGGTGGTGCGCGGAAAAAAGTCCGACCAATAGCCGAGTGCGATACGCGCCTGCTCTGCGCTTGGGATCTTGCTGGCATGGCCGTGGTAATAGCGGGTCAACACCATTTCGAGCGGTACATCCTCAGGCCGTTCATCTTTCAGCCGCTGGTGCTCGACGATCCACTGGGCGAGGAGGAGCTGCGCTTCTTGAAAGTCGCTTGTGCCAAGCGATGCGCGGCGTGTCTGTCGTGTCTCGGCATCGAACCAGGTTCGGCACCAGGCCGCTGAGTTTGGGCGTTGAGAGAGCCAGAATTCGCCGATTTGGCTTGGGCGGTGCATTCGCTTTCGAGGCATGGCTCCTGTTTCCTCTGATTGATGTAGTCTCTCAATTGCTGCTTCATGATACGTTTTCGCTCGCCGATCACGATGTAGCCCAGTCGGCCCTTTTTGATTTCTCGCTTGACCGTTGTAGGCGAGATGCCGAGATGGTTGGCGGCCTCCGTGAGCGTGAAGTATTTAGGCAAGCGCTGAGGGTCCGACATCGCGTGTTAACTCCTCAGTGTTCCTGCTGTCATGGGCTGCATCAACGCAGGGCGAGCTTGCCATTCTCCCGAGTGGGAGTAATGGCCTCCCACCGAGGTAAGCACTTGGCTTGCTAAGCCCGGTTCAGTTGAGAAACGAATGCCCGAGCCGAGACCTCATGGTCCGCGTCGAGCCAGACCGGCACGATAGCGGCCGCTCAATTATGGGTTTTTTTGGACCACTATGGTGCCGGGCTCGAAAGGCCGCGACGGCCAGAGGATTTCTAAGACAGTCTTACTGTCAAAACGCGGCGGGCTTCAAGGTTGCCCGATTCCTCATGGCAAGAGCCTATGGTTGAAGGCGAGAGACCATACCCGCGATACCTCTAGCCCACGGGCATGCCATTGGCCGCTCGCCACACTTCCCTGCGGCGATAGCGTTGTAGCCTTCATTGATCTCGATTTTCAGGAGCAGTCTTGAGAATTGGAAACGACGAAACTGAATCTAAACCAAAGCTCGCGACCTTCCTGATTACACCCCATGTGTGATTCCACAGTCAACACAAAATATGGTACCACATACGCGCATTAGCTACAAGATAAGGTAATAAAAAAGCAGTAAGCTCCTTTACTCGTTGCTTACCTGCAGTAGGGGGCTGAGAAGTGATTTTTTTTCGGGCGCCCATTTCCGACCCCATTTTCATGCACTTCATGCCAAGAAACCCGAATCGGATGACCACGTAGCGCAGCAACTCACACCCTCACCAGCAGCGGGGCACCATGTGGAAACCGAGCTATCCGCAGCCTGGTAGTTTGTCAGGCTCTTAACCTGAAGGTCGCAGATTCAAATCCTGCCCCCACGACCAATCAAAACAACGGCTTAGCAACAAATCGCCAAGCCGTTTTTCTGTGTGTGGAAACCATATGGAAGCAGCCGAAACCGAAACCCAGCGTACAATCGCGTATGAAACCAAGGCTTACCGACGTCGACGCACTCTGAATTCGTTCCCGGAGGCTGATACGTGGATCGGCATAGAATGCCCAATCAGAGGCGGCGGCAGGTGCAAGCATCTGTTTCTCGGGCGAATCCGTCAGCATGAACCGATTCGCCGGTTACAGCCGATTTTGCTACCGTTGTCCGTCAGAGGAAGGCGTTATTCGGGAAATCTCACTGCCAGGCTGAAACCAGCGCCTCGGACGTGGGAGTGCGCACAGACAAAGGTTTTCGACCATCGCAACTAGCCGGCGTTTACTGGCCAGGGTGCACGTGCTCCGCCGCCGGCGCCTTGGTCATTTCGACACGGAATGGGAGAGCAGAGATGGAAGATCGGCACGGTGCACCAGTTTCCAGCGGCAAGCCGCAAAGCCTGGAAATCTACGAGCACGCGCTTCGTTCGCTCAACTGCTATCGCGGCGACCCCGTCGCCGTCATTGACGAGGCACTGGAGCAGGACCCTGATTTCGTGATGGGCCACGTCCTGCGCGCCCAGGTCCATGTCACCCTCTGGGAGAAGAGCGTGGTCCCGGAGGTCGAGACCAGCCTCGCCCGGCTGGCGGACCTCGCGGCCACGAGCAATGAGCGCGAAGCTGCCCACGTCCGGGCGCTCAAGCAGTGGGTATCGGGCGATTGGAACGGGTATCGCCAGACGCTCGACTTGCTGCTGGCCGACCATCCGCGCGACTTGCTGGCGCTTCAGGTCGGGCACATTTCCGACTTCTTCAATGGCGACCGGGACAACCTGCGCGGGCGGGTCGCGCGCGCCCTGCCCGCCTGGACCAAGGAGGATCCCGGCTATCCTTTCCTGCTCGGCATGCACGCTTTCGGCCTGGAAGAATGCGGCGACTACCGGCAGGCGGAGGAACGGGGCCGCCAGGCGATCGAGCTGGAGCCTGAAGACTGCTGGGCCCAGCATGCCATTGCCCACGTCATGGAGATGGAGGCCCGCCAGGCCGAGGCCATTACCTTCATGGAGTCACGCAAGGCCCACTGGGCGCAGCAGGACAACGCCTTCCAGTTCCACAACTGGTGGCACACCGCGCTCTACAACCTGGACCAGGGCCAGGCCGGACGGGCGCTGGAGATCTATGACCAGGGTGTCCGTGCCGAGCGGGCCGAGTTCCAGGTCATGCTCCTGGACGCCGCCGCGCTGCTGTGGCGGCTGCATCTTCTGGGCCATGACGTGGGGGACCGCTGGACCGAGGTC is a window from the Kiloniellales bacterium genome containing:
- a CDS encoding tetratricopeptide repeat protein, whose product is MEDRHGAPVSSGKPQSLEIYEHALRSLNCYRGDPVAVIDEALEQDPDFVMGHVLRAQVHVTLWEKSVVPEVETSLARLADLAATSNEREAAHVRALKQWVSGDWNGYRQTLDLLLADHPRDLLALQVGHISDFFNGDRDNLRGRVARALPAWTKEDPGYPFLLGMHAFGLEECGDYRQAEERGRQAIELEPEDCWAQHAIAHVMEMEARQAEAITFMESRKAHWAQQDNAFQFHNWWHTALYNLDQGQAGRALEIYDQGVRAERAEFQVMLLDAAALLWRLHLLGHDVGDRWTEVADIYEADGEAGFYAFNDMHAMMAFTATGRTQAAARRLAEVEAAATAEGTNGMMTREVGLPVARGIEAFGREAYAACVEQLLPIRYKAYHFGGSHAQRDVIHRTLLEAAARAGNGSLLTALTNERVSLKPDCPFTRKLSSRATGGLAA
- a CDS encoding response regulator codes for the protein MAQILLAEDDDSMRDFLAKALTRAGHEVRAVGDGLDALSTLSEEKVDILLADVVMPGLDGIELARRAAKEQPGIKVMFITGFAAVALKAREETARGARVLSKPFHLRELVSQIDVMLAGNQSNTQ
- a CDS encoding helix-turn-helix domain-containing protein, with protein sequence MSDPQRLPKYFTLTEAANHLGISPTTVKREIKKGRLGYIVIGERKRIMKQQLRDYINQRKQEPCLESECTAQAKSANSGSLNAQTQRPGAEPGSMPRHDRHAAHRLAQATFKKRSSSSPSGSSSTSG
- a CDS encoding N-formylglutamate amidohydrolase, whose protein sequence is MHGVVPLEAEFEVAEIGDPHEVFAPPRQTLPLVFASPHSGNRYPPGFIAQSRLDRQTLRRSEDSFVDEIFQAAPAMGAPLIRARFPRAYIDPNREPFELDPAMFLDELPTYANTRSPRVAAGLGTIARVVATGADIYRGKLSFNEAMERIRHYYWPYHAALRGLIDQTRDRFGFCILVDCHSMPSNNGPLERSNGTGRIDIVLGDCHGTACAPAVTETASAALEDLGYRVTRNKPYSGGFVTRHYGRPGQAVHALQIEINRALYMDEASLSRGANLPALSRQMDAVIEALGRIGAEHLNGR